In Antechinus flavipes isolate AdamAnt ecotype Samford, QLD, Australia chromosome 3, AdamAnt_v2, whole genome shotgun sequence, a genomic segment contains:
- the LOC127556877 gene encoding zinc finger protein 569-like, producing MMMEDRALPPPDGAFCQKSERDTPEEDRPSPPAAPLQASPGLPGTSDPWLPCPSTAAPQEPVSFRDVSVDFTQEEWAQLDPTQKALYRDVMLENYENLVFLGLPVTKPEVICQLEKGEVPPFVEPPESSLSLCTDSLNQEIKCETLDSIPQHIICMETSDEKLTKDGFWDSKMGEDWEYDIMLERQKANQENQYSQLETVNVKNFDEMSIHGGSTFGRDFDLGSLFVPQQRTPSGQNLFKFDPLGSSFDQFSDLILFNGMSLDNKHCKYNKWKKPFDYPPDLFPFPTVNPGNKPFDYNEYGKTFSPGTSLIYHQIMNTGEEPFQFNGEGFSQRSYFSEHKRIHAGEKLFHCNECGKSFNHKGNFTKHQRIHTGEKPFQCNECGKAFSRRGNLTVHQKIHSGEKPFQCNECGKAFIRRGSLIEHQRIHAGDKPFHCRQCGKTFSQRGSLTEHQRSHTGEKPFKCTECEKSFCQRTSLFYHQRVHTGEKPFSCKECGKVFSRSGSLSKHQRIHTGEKPFECNECGKSFSQRGNLAKHQRIHGGGKPFECNECGKNFTNTSCLAIHQRTHTEEKPFKCNDCGKAFSWRVRLIVHQRIHTGEKPFGCNECGKVFSQRGHLNAHKRIHTGEKPFVCNECGRAFSQRICLTEHRRIHAGEKPLECTECGKNFSHRTSLFYHQRIHTGEKPFECNECGRTFSQSGNLTEHQRIHAGEKLFECNECGKAFSNNSRLALHQRSHNGEKFFQCNQCGKVFGQRAHLNAHRRIHTGEKPFECSECGKAFSWRVSLTVHQKIHTGEKPFECSECGKVFSQRGHLNTHKRIHTGEKPFECNECGKAFSQRGHLTEHQRIHAGEKPLECNQCGKNFSHRTSLFYHQRIHTGEKLFGCNECGKVFSQSGSLTKHQRIHTGEKPFKCEECGKSFSQRGNLTKHQRIHAGEKPFECTECGRAFSQKVHLTEHQRTHAGEKPFECNECGKNFSHRSSLFHHQRLHTGEKPFGCNECGKLFSRYGSLRKHQKIHIGEKPFGCDEFGKPFSQIRPLNEQEIIHAGEKLIDEMNAETPAALADSLGSIR from the exons ATGATGATGGAGGACCGAG CTCTGCCCCCCCCAGACGGGGCTTTCTGCCAGAAGAGCGAGAGGGACACCCCAGAAGAGGACCGGCCGTCCCCCCCGGCAGCCCCTCTCCAG GCCTCCCCTGGGCTCCCTGGGACGAGCGATCCATGGCTGCCCTGCCCGAGCACGGCCGCGCCCCAGGAGCCGGTGTCCTTCAGGGATGTGTCCGTGGACTTCACCCAGGAGGAGTGGGCGCAGCTGGATCCCACCCAGAAGGCCCTGTACCGGGacgtgatgctggagaactacgAGAACCTGGTCTTCCTGG GGCTCCCCGTGACCAAGCCTGAGGTCATCTGCCAGCTGGAAAAGGGCGAAGTCCCTCCATTTGTGGAGCCCCCAGAATCCTCCTTGAGCCTGTGCACAG ATTCCCTTAATCAGGAGATTAAATGTGAAACCTTGGACTCAATTCCACAGCACATCATTTGTATGGAAACATCTGATGAGAAACTCACAAAAGATGGTTTTTGGGATTCTAAGATGGGAGAAGATTGGGAATATGACATCATGTTAGAAAGGCAGAAAGCCAACCAAGAGAATCAATATAGTCAACTAGAAACTGTTAATGTGAAAAATTTTGATGAGATGAGCATCCACGGAGGTAGTACTTTTGGGAGAGATTTTGATCTGGGGTCACTCTTTGTTCCACAACAGAGAACTCCTTCGggacaaaatctttttaaatttgatccACTTGGAAGCAGTTTTGATCAGTTTTCAGACCTGATTTTATTTAATGGAATGTCCTTAGATAATAAACATTGTAAGTACAATAAATGGAAGAAGCCCTTCGATTACCCCCCAGATCTTTTTCCATTCCCTACTGTAAATCCTGGAAACAAACCCTTTGACTATAATGAGTATGGGAAAACCTTCAGCCCAGGGACATCCCTTATTTATCATCAGATAATGAATACTGGGGAGGAACCTTTTCAATTCAATGGGGAAGGCTTTAGTCAGAGAAGCTACTTTAGTGAACATAAAAGAATTCATGCTGGAGAGAAGCTCTTTCactgtaatgaatgtgggaagtcCTTCAATCACAAGGGTAACTTTAccaaacatcagagaattcatacaggagagaaaccctttcagtgtaatgaatgtgggaaagccttcagccGCAGGGGAAACCTTACCGTACATCAGAAaattcattctggagagaagCCCTTCCAGTGTAacgaatgtgggaaagccttcatcCGCAGGGGCAGCCTTATcgaacatcagagaattcacgcTGGAGATAAACCTTTCCATTGTCGTCAGTGTGGAAAGACCTTCAGTCAGAGGGGAAGCCTTACTGAACATCAGAGGAGTCATACgggagaaaaaccttttaaatgcaCCGAATGTGAGAAAAGTTTCTGCCAGAGGACATCCCTTTTTTATCATCAGAGGGTTCATACTGGGGAAAAACCCTTTTCGTGTAAAGAATGCGGGAAAGTCTTCAGCCGCAGTGGAAGCCTCTCTAAACATCAGAGGATTCATACTGGTgagaaaccctttgaatgtaatgaatgtgggaaatccTTTAGCCAGAGGGGAAACCttgctaaacatcagagaattcacggTGGAGGGAAACCTTTTGAatgcaatgaatgtggaaaaaattTCACCAACACCTCATGTCTTGCTATACATCAGAGAACTCATACTGAAGAAAAACCCTTTAAATGCAACGACTGCGGAAAAGCCTTTAGTTGGAGGGTACGCCTTATTgtgcatcagagaattcatactggagaaaaaccctttGGCTGTAACGAATGTGGAAAAGTCTTCAGTCAGAGGGGCCACCTCAATGCACATAAAAGGATTCATACCGGAGAGAAACCCTTTgtgtgtaatgaatgtggaagaGCTTTCAGCCAAAGGATCTGCCTTACAGAACATCGACGAATTCATGCTGGAGAGAAGCCCCTTGAATGTACTGAATGTGGGAAAAACTTCAGCCACAGAACATCCCTATTTTATCATCAGAggattcacactggagaaaaaccctttGAGTGCAATGAGTGCGGAAGAACTTTCAGCCAGAGTGGCAATCTTACTGAACACCAGAGAATTCACGCAGGAGAGAAACTCTTTGAGTGTAATGagtgtggaaaagccttcagcaACAATTCACGCCTTGCTTTACATCAGAGAAGCCATAATGGAGAGAAATTTTTTCagtgtaaccagtgtggaaaagtCTTTGGCCAGAGGGCCCATCTTAATGCACATagaagaattcatactggagagaaaccctttgagtgcagtgaatgtggaaaagcctttagCTGGAGGGTGAGCCTTACTGTGCATCAGaaaatccatactggagagaaaccttttgagtGTAGTGAATGTGGGAAGGTCTTTAGCCAGAGAGGGCACCTTAACACacataagagaattcatactggagagaaacccttcgAATGTAATGAATGCGGGAAAGCCTTCAGCCAGAGGGGCCACCTTACTGAACACCAGAGGATTCATGCTGGAGAAAAACCACtcgaatgtaatcagtgtggcaAAAACTTCAGCCACAGGACATCCCTTTTTTATCATCAGCGAATTCATACAGGAGAGAAACTTTTCGGATGTAATGAATGCGGCAAGGTCTTCAGCCAGAGTGGAAGCCTTACAAAACATCAACGAATTCACACCGGAGAGAAACCCTTTAAATGTGAGGAATGCGGGAAATCCTTCAGCCAGAGAGGAAACCTGACAAAACATCAAAGAATCCATGCTGGAGAAAAACCCTTTGAATGCACCGAGTGTGGGAGGGCCTTCAGCCAGAAAGTACACCTCACAGAACATCAGAGAACCCATGCTGGTGAGAAGccctttgaatgtaatgaatgtgggaaaaacTTCAGCCACCGGTCATCTCTGTTTCACCATCAGAGACTTCATACTGGCGAAAAACCCTTCGGATGTAACGAATGTGGAAAACTCTTCAGCCGTTATGGAAGTCTTAGgaaacatcagaaaatccacattGGAGAAAAGCCCTTTGGGTGTGATGAATTCGGGAAACCATTCAGCCAGATCAGACCCTTAAATGAGCAAGAGATAATCCATGCTGGTGAGAAACTCATAGATGAAATGAACGCAGAAACGCCCGCAGCCCTGGCCGATTCCTTGGGAAGCATCAGATAA